The DNA window AATATTTTTTAAAGGCTGCCTGTGAACCCAAAAGCCCCGGATTGAGAAAATCCATCAAAGACCAGAGATCACCCACATGGTTTTCGATGGGAGTTCCGGTTAAAGCGATTCGCCATTGAGCTTTCAAGCTTCGTGCAGCTTTAGATTGCCGCGTTTCTGCATTTTTAATGCCCTGGGCTTCGTCCAGAACAATTCCCTGCCAGTTCAGAGGGAGAAGAAATTTTTCATCGCGATGAAGCAAGCCATAGGTGGTAATCACCAAATCTTGGTGGGCAATGGCTTTTTTAAAGGCTGACAATTTATTGCGTTCTGCCCCGTGGTGAATAAACACCTTTAAATGGGGGGTAAAACGGGCGGCTTCTCGTTTCCAATTGCCCACCAGTGTGGTGGGGCAAACCAGTAAAACAGGAGGTGCTTTGGGGGTTTTCTGGCGGGCTTTGAGAATCCGAGCCAGAGTTTGCGGGGTTTTGCCCAGGCCCATATCATCTGCCAGACAGGCCCCCAATCCCCATTGATGTAAAAACTCCAGCCAGGAAACCCCGCGTGTTTGGTAGGGGCGCAACTCTCCTTGAAATTGGGGGGGAATCTCAGTCAGAGCAAAACTTTGCTGGCCCTGCAATTGCTCAAATAGTACTTTCACCTTGCCCTGAGCCTGAATTTCAGAAACAGGCAAAGGAATCTCAGCGGCTCCCAAGGCGAGAGGAACCAAAGCCTGTAAAGGCATTTCTTTGGGGGTTTGTTTCAAAAAGTTCAAAGCTTTAAAGAGCTGTTCTCGATCAAAGGTCTTCCATTCACCGCGAAATTGAACCAGGGGCTGCTTGAGTTTGGCCAAGGATTCAAGTTCTTTGAGGGTCAGGGTATCTTGGCCCAGAGCCACTCCCCATTCCACCTGCATCAGACTTGCCAAATCCAGATTCGAGCGACCTCTTAAACTGGGAGATTTGAGACTGGCCCGCAAAGAAAGTGCTTTTGTTTGAGGCTGAGCCCACCAAGCGGGCAATAACAAGCCAAATCCGGCCTGTTCCAGTTGGGGAGCGGCTTCAGAGAGAAAGTTCCAGGCCTGCTCTGTTTTCAAATTCAACGTTTGGGGAGATGCCTTTGCCAGCATTTCCTGAAGGGGAGGATAAATCCCACAGGCTTGGCCGAGGGCCAGAAGCAGAATTTGTTTCAGTTCTTCAGGTCGGGTTCCCAGTGTTTTGGCTTTGGGAGCTTTGATTTTCCAAGCTTCGCTTAAAGGCAGATACAGGCTGGGATCCTGAAGGGCTTGCAGATAGCTTTCTAACTGCCAATTTTGTTTGACCTGCGGTTCCAGCAAGCGAAAACCCAAGCGCCATTGTGAAGCGCTCAATGTTTTTAAGGAGAGCAGCCATTCCTCTAAGCTGGTCTTTAAGGGAATCAGCTCAGCTTTTTGATGGCGAATTTGGGGATCAGGATTCTGCAAGGCCTGAATCCAACGATCAAAGACAGATTCCTCACGAACACGATGTTTTGGCGCTGAGCGGCGAACGATATCATCGACAAACAGATTGAGCAAGGCTTCTGTAACAGTTTCTGGGGCAGGGCCAAGCGTGGTCTGAGCAGAGAGAGAGGCGGGCATGGCCTTGGCCCAGAGATAAAGTGCTTGTCTCTCAGAGGGATTAAAATAGACTCTCCAGCGGGCCTGAGAATTTTCTAAAACAGGTAGAAAAGCTTGTTCTGCAACCCTTTGAGCAGCCCAGCGCCAAACTTCCTGAACAAAGCGTAAACTGGGTCCGATAAGTATTCCGGGCTCTAAGAGGTTGTGTTTGGGCAAGCTGTGAAGCCAGGGTATAAAAGCCTGAGCTGAATATTCCAGACAGGCCATCCGCCAGGGTTTGAGTTCAGTTGGTTGCTTATCCTGTTCTCCCAAGAGAGCCTGTGAGGGCAGTGGAGCCTTCTTTCCAGAGGGTAACCACAGCGTAATTTCTTTGGCCTGTGGATTTGAAGGCAAGCCCAGATTTTTTAATTGGCGCTTTAAATCGGTGGGGCCTAAACTGCCAGGGTGTTGTTCAGATTTTGCGCTTCGCTCCTTTTTCTGGGGCTGTTCAATCCAAATGGAAAAGTTTTCTGCTTGAAAATGTGCATGTAGGATTCTCATTTGGGTTTGTTAGTCTCAGATTGTGCTATTGACAGAATTTTTTTCTGGCCGGTTGTTTTTGCTTGAGCAGACGTTTTGGACTTGGCGGCTCTGGGCTTCTTTGGCTGCCAGGTATTAGAAAGATCTTGAAGTGCTTCTTTGAGTTCAGCCAGATCGATGGATTCAGGATGAAAATCTGGGTCCATGCCCTCTAAGCGTTCGCGGTCTGCTTTTGTTTTTCTTTTCTTGGCTAAAATTTCAAGAATTTCGGCATAACCCCAGGGCCCGCCACAATCTTCGGGGGAACAGGCATTGACTGCCTTGAGTATTTGCAAGGGCTGGGCTTCTGCCTGGATTTTCTCCAGCTTGAGCTGATGCATCCAATCATCGCCGAAATCATAATGGTAACCCATGGTTTGAGGCTCCCTTTTTCTGATGAGGCTTTAGAAAGTTAACCTCTGGTATTTTATCAGAATCTTTTATATTTCTCGTCTGACTTGTTTCTACACTTATTTCAGGCTATCTTGACAAGGTTGAAACGCAATCCTGTTTACAGGCAATTTTTAGATCACTGAAGGAGCAGCGTTATGGGATGGGAATCAATCAGCCAGTTTCTGGTGAAAGAACATGTGGGCCTTTTTAAGGCCGCAAATAATTTTGATATCTTTGAACTGTCTACAGGAGACAAGGTATTGGAATGCCGTGAGGACAATCTGGGCCTTCTGACCAAAATTTTCCGCTTTACCGATTATAAGCGCATGACCCCCTTTGATATCGAAATCCGCGAACCCGGTGGCAAAAAAGTGGTAACGATCAAGCGTGGGATTTCGATCTTTTTATCCAAGGTGCAGGTTTTCAATGAAAAAGATCAGGTTATTGGCGGGTTTCAACAGAAGTTCTTCTCCATTGGTGGCAAGTTTGATGTTTTGGATAAATCTGGCAATCCGCTCTGTACTCTTCAGGGCAAATGGACGGGCTGGGATTTTAAATTTATGAATGAAAACACCGAATTTGCCCATGTCACCAAAAAATGGGCAGGTCTTGGCAAAGAACTGTTTACCTCCGCAGACAACTATGTGCTTGAAATTTCAGACAAAGCCCAAAACAATGCAGACCTGAAACGCCTGATCCTGGCGGCGGTAATGTGTATCGATATGGTGCTCAAGGAATAAGCCTGTTCATCTCAAAAATCCGCCTGTCGATCGCAATCTGCAGGCGGCTGAGTTCACGTCAATACGACAGTGTCATGATCCCCAATATTAATGGGGATGATTTCATTCTCCTGGATTAAAAATTCCAGGGTCAGTCGCACCGAAAGATTGACGGAAACAGAGTAAAGCCCCTGAAGTTTGCCTTTCAGGGCATGTAGGCGGAGAGAAGGATGATAGGGATTCAGTTCCAAAAGTTGTAGGGTTTTAAGGTACTGGGATTTAATTTCTGGATGGCGTTTAAGATAGCGCAGTTCCCGTTTTTCGTATTGGGAGGTAAAAACCAGTCTGTACATCAGGCCAGATCAGTTCAACTGCAGCCTTTGCATGTGTTGTTCTGCACTTTCACGATGGATACGTCCGGCTTCAAGATCGGCTCGACTTTCAATCAAAGCAGCTTCCAGTTCACATTCTCTCAGATAATGGTAATGAGCCAGGTCCATGACCACAAATCTGTCTTTGCCCCTGACCGAAACCATTGCTTCGGGTGCCTGAGACAGTGCAGACTCTATGGCTGAAACTCCCTTGGTCTTTAAATCATTTGCAGAAATATGCTGCATGTGTAAACTCCTGAAGGATGAATCGTACTATTTATCATACGGTTTAGCCTGCGCTTTTTCAATTGTTTTGAGCGATGGCGATATCGGGAGGCTTAACTTTCTAAGAGACGGGCGATCTGTTCGCGCACCTGCGCATAAGGCAGGCTTTCCAAGGCGCCAAAATGGGGCAGTTGTTTCAATTTCAGCCGGCTGCTGAGTGGGGTGGCAATTCCACATAAGAATTTGCTGCGCTGGCTGACTGAATCCTGAACGCCCAGTTTTTCTGCTGCTTCTGCTGTCATCTCCGCGAGAATTTGTGTATCCGGCAGGGCCTGTCCTGCGGGTTCTGGCAGTTCTATCGGGCCGGTCAGGCAAACCGAGCAATGGCCACAGGCCTGCTTCAGATCTTCACCAAAATAAGCTGCCAATTGGCGGCTGAGACAGTCAGCAGATCTAAAAAAGGCAAGCATTTGGGCAATTCTGCCAATTTCCTGGGCTTCTTTGGCGCGAAACAAGTCAGAGATTGTCTCTGTCAGAGCCGGAGGGTCAAAATCACGGCTTAAAATCTGGTAGGTTTCAACCGCCTGTTTGGCCTCGAGTTCGATCCAGCCTTTTTCGGCAAAATACTCAAGTGCCGTCACCACACGCTGGCGATCTGCGCCTGGATACTGGCTTAAAAAGGGTTCAACCTGAACCCGGGTCCAGACCCGCTTTGTTTCGCTGTGTGCAAACAGGCTGTTGACAAATGCCTGACGTTCGCCCTGAAACCGGGAAACGATCTCGCTCTGGGGTCGGATAAACTTCAGCGAATAATCCTCAAAGCGCGTATATTTGGGGCGCAGAATACCGTGAAGATCGAGATAGACCAAGAGGGTTTTCAAGGGCAGTTCGCGGATATCCAGTTCCTGGGAAAGGTTGCGCAGTTTCAGCTCCCAAAGAGGTTCAGGATGGGTTTGTAGCTGCCAGAGCAGGGTTTCAATTGCCTTCGGTTCTGGGGTATCCCCATAGATAAAGTTTTCAAGCACGGGCACCGATTCGCGATTGGCGAGCACTTCACAGCGTGCTGGGGCACCATCGCGCCCTGCCCGCCCCACTTCCTGGCTGTAGTTTTCGAGCGATTTGGGCAAGTCATAGTGGATTACCCGCCGGATATCTGCCTTGTCGATGCCCATGCCAAAGGCAATCGTGGCCACCACACAGGGGCAACTCCCAGCCAAAAAAGCATTCTGAATCGCTTCCCGTTCATCATGGGGCAGACCGGCATGGTAGGCTTGGGCTTGAAAGCCCGCTTCGGCGAGATTTTGGGCCACGGTTTCAGCTGTTTTTTGCAGCGTCACATAGACAATCGTGGGGGCCTGGGGAGCTTCCTGGATGCGATTGAGCAGCAGTTGCATTTTTTCGCTTTCAGGGGCGGCTGTCAGGCTCAGATTCAGATTGGCACGGTAAAATCCAGTCAGGGTTATCTGCTCGGCAGGGATTTCAAACTTGCGGCAGATATCCGCGCGTACCTGAGGGGTGGCAGTAGCGGTTAAGAGCAGGGTTTGGGGAATTTTGAATTCCTGTCGGTAATCGGGCAGTTTGAGATATTCGGGGCGAAAATTATGTCCCCATTCTGAAATACAATGGGCTTCATCTACCACCAGCAGTGAGATTTTCAATCGCTGTAACTGGGCGCGAAAACGTTCATTTTTAAAGCGTTCTACTGAGATCATCAGAATTTTGAGTTCGCCTTGGCGGGCCTGCATCAAGATCTGATCATAGTCTTCGCGTGAAAGGCTTGAATCCAGACGGGCAGCGGCAATTCCGCGATTCTGCAAAAAGTCGATCTGATCTTTCATCAGAGCCAACAGAGGGGAAACCACCAGGGTCAGGTGGGGCAAAAGCAGGGCGGGAAGTTGGTAGCAGAGCGATTTGCCTGCGCCAGTGGGAAAAATTGCGAGGGCTGATTGCCCGGCCACCAGGGTTTCGACCACCTTTTCCTGGCCTGGTCGAAAGGCCTGAAAGCCAAAATACGTTTGAAGGGCTTCTGAGATTTGCATGGCTGCATCTTAGCATGCCTCACACCGCAAAGGCCCAGATGATATCTCAATGCGCGGGCTTCAAATCCTGCTGGGCCATATAGCTCATGACATTGCTGACATTGATCTTTCGGGCCGGAAAAACCTGTTGCCCCTGAATATATTTGGGCGTGGTATTGTGGCAGCTTAAACAGTTCATGGCTGGGGTCTGGGCGAAGGATTCCATCGCCATACTGGCCAAATTGTCCTCTCCAGCCAGAATGGTTTCACCCGGTTTGTTCTCAAAATTGCGGTTGGCTTTAAAAACCCCCTGGGGATTTTTAGATTCGGGATTGTCGAGCCAGACCGCTCCCACCAAGCGGTAATGGCGACGCAGATCCTGAGCTTGGGGATCGGTTTGAGCAAAGAGCTTGCCCATATTCTCGTTCAGGCTTTCCAGACCGGCATCGGCTTCAGCACTGTCTGAAAAAGAAGCGGGATAGACTCTGAAAATCGGGGTGGGAGCCGTAAATTTCTGGGTGCTTTCGTCAATATTCTGGACGGGGGGCAGCTGGTTGCCTTCGACTGCCGTGGCCCCATGTCCGAACAGGGGGTAGGCGGGGTGGGGGGAAGCGAGTTTTTGAATTTGTCCGGCCACTGGATTTTCAAGGGCGGTGGGCACCAAATCCAGTCTGCCATCTGAATCTGCATGTTCAAAGGTGGCCCAGATAAATTCAGGATGATCCTCGACCACGCCGACCACATGCAAAGAGAGCAGAGCCACCGTCACCTCACGGGTTTGGGCTGTGGTATCAACCGATTTGCCTTTGTTTTTTAAGACAGGTATCCGGGCCCGCATCGTGAAATAATCGGGAGCGATTTCACCGGGTTCCAGGATGCGCCAGGCGGCTTTGTATTCAACGGAACCCGGCGGAAACTCCAGCTCAGAAGAGATTCCTCCCTGTTCAGGCGTTTTCAGCATTTTCTGCCAATTATAGAGATCATGGCTGCGCACAAATTCTGCGAAAACCGCGTTGGTGTGAATCGAATAGACCACAGGATTACGGTTTTGATCGACCAGGACGGCGGCATGGTCACCGGCTTGTTTCACGCCTCCATTCAGCAAAGGCAGATCCGTTGGGCCCGTATCCCCAGCGGCAATCTGAAAGACCTGTTCCAAGGCAGGGTAATGGATAAAGTCTGGCCGGTTTTGACTATCTGCTTTTGTACTGAAGAGAAAAGTCTGCCAGGCCCAGTTATAAAAGCCGCAGTCATTTTCATGGGCAGGTAAAATTCTGCCAAAAGGCGGCATCTGTGTTTTGGGTAAAAATTGACGGCTGCCTGATTGCGCCACCTGGCAATCCTCTTCTTCTTCCTGGGCCTGGGTAGAGAAGACCTCAGGCGTATTTTGCTGGGAGGCTGTTGGCGCTGTTTTCATACAGGCCGTTTGGGAGAGACTCATGGAAAACATCAGGGGCACTAAGATTCTGCTCAATTTCATTGTCTAGAAACCTTTCTGAGTGATCAGTATTAGTTTCATTAGACAATTCAAAAAACGCAGAATTTTCTAAAACTTGAATTGTTAAGAATTATTTCGCAGGTAAGTTGGTTTTTTTGAAGCCGCAAAAAATGGAGTTGGCTTTAAAGTGGCCCAATTAGTCTGCATTGTCTCGTTTTTGCCAGGAGATATCTGAAAATAATGTTTGAAACTCTGAAAGGACTGAAGATTCCATTTCGCACCCTATCAAGGGTTTCGCGGGTCCATACTTTGTCTGTCGTTGTGGCAGGAGGAGCTTCATTCCAGAGCGAAAGCAAAGAAAAAACGCTGCTGCGTCCAGCGGGAATTTGAAGCTGATCGGGTTTCAAAACGGGCTCAGTAACGGCAGGCCTTTGCTCTGATTTTGGGGCGGGTGAGCTGCTGGGGGAAGAGAGCAAACCCGTGCAAAGAAAGGGACGATGAAATTTCTGACATCCGTTGGGCAGCTCCTGAAATAAAATGAATTGATTAGAGCCTGAAAATTCAGAAGTCTGAACAGAATCTTTGAGAAGTCAAGGCCCTGCTTTGAGAGGCTGTGATCCTTTTCCTGTAAATGATTGGGCGTTTGTGCTAATATCTTTACGGATTCTGAACTTCGCTGAGGGAGAGCGCATCGCTTGTTGGCACATCACAAATATCTGATCTTGATTCGACATGCTGAAGCCCAAGAGGACCATGGGGATATTCCCGATACGGAGCGAACCCTGACCGCGCGGGGTTTAAAACAGCTCAACAATCTGTCTGAGCGTTTGCCTGTCTATTGGCAGGCCCAGGCACTTTTCGCAAGCCATGCCTGCCGTTCGCTCGATTCGGCCAGGCGATTGGCCCCCTTTTGGAATCTTGAAACAGATCAGATTCAAATTGAAGCGCTGATTTACGAAGCCTCCGGCGCTGAAAAACTGGTGGAATTTTTAAGCGGCTTGGATGACTCCCTGGATGCTGTTGCCCTGGTGGGTCATAATCCGCTGCTCAATGGGCTTATGGAAATGTTGACAGCCTGTCCCAGTCCGGGTTTTCCCAAGGGAGCCATGGCCGGTCTGCTTTTGCCCCTCTCTTCCTGGCAGGCCCTTGAGCCTGGACTTGCGCAGTTGAGCTATTTTCAGATAGCCACCAACCATCAAGAAAAATTACGCAGAGTAGATTTGGAGCGACGTTTGATTGCCCATCTCTGGAGCTTCATGCAACCGATGGCCTTGCCTGAGCGACCCGACAATCTGCGTGAGCTGGTCTTTAAACAGGCGGCCCGATTGGCACGAAAAATGGATCCTCTTCTGCCCGAATTGCCCCATCCACCTGGCCCGCCCTCCGTCTTGGAGGTTCAAATGCAGGCTTTAGAAAAACCCCGTACCCGGCAGCGGGCTAAAAAGACCCTATGACGCATCGTTCTCTATTTAAAATGTATAAAAACCGGGAAATCAGCTGGCTGTCTTTCAATGAACGCGTCTTGCAAGAGGCTGCGAATTCTGAAGTTCCGATACTCGAACGCCTGAAATTTTTAGGTATTTTTTCTTCGAATCAAGATGAGTTTTTCAGGGTCAGAGTCGCGATGTTGCAGCGCATGTGCCGTTTGGAACTTGAAGAAGTGCCTCTGACGGGCGATGACCCCAAAAAGGTCTTGGCCCAGGTACAGCGTATTGCCTTAAAGCATCAGCAAAAATTTGAAACGATTTACCAGCAGATTCTGAAAGACCTCGAAAAAAAGCGAATCTTTATTGTCAATGAAACCCAATTGACTCCTGAGCAGGCCGAATATGTGGTTTCTTATTTTAAAGAAACGGTTCGACCCAATCTGGTGCCGATCATGATTGATCAGGTTGATGCCTTTCAGGATTGCAAAGATCGCTCGATCTATCTTGCTGTTAAAATGTTCCGCCAGGACGGCAAACGCCGTCCCCGCTATTCATTGCTCGAAGTACCCAGTGGGGTGGTTCCCCGTTTTCTGGTTTTGCCCATGCATATTCATGGTGAAGCGCCGGATACCCTGCAACACACGATCATCCTTCTGGATGATGTGATTCGCTATAACCTGAACAATATTTTCAGTATTCTTTCTTTTGATACCTTTGAGGCCTATACGATTAAAATCACCCGAGATGCTGAATTGACCATCAATGATGCTCTGGATGCTGCAGTGGCGACCAGTTATATGGAAAAGCTCTCTAAAAGCTTAAAAAAGCGCTCAAAGGCTCCTCCCGTTCGTTTTATCTATGACAAAGAAATGCCCCAGGATATGTTGAATATGCTGATGCGCAAACTGAAACTCAAGCAAGATGACAATCTGCAACCGGGGGGGCGTTACCATAATTTCAGTGATTTTATGAAGTTTCCCCGGATTGGCCCTTCAAGTTTTCGTTATCCACAACTCAATGCGCTCAAAAAACATCCAGATTTTGCTGAGAATCTCAGTTTTTTTAAGGTTATTTCCAAAAAAGATGTGGTCTTGCACTATCCCTATCAGCCTTTTACCTATTTCATTGATTTGCTGCGTGAGGCAGCGATCGACCCTGCGGTAGAGTCGATCTCGATTACGCTTTACCGGGCTGCCAAACATTCCAAGATCATCCATGCCCTGATCAATGCTGCCAAAAATGGCAAAAAGGTTACGGCTGTGATCGAGTTACAGGCCCGTTTTGATGAAGAAGCCAATATCCATTGGTCGAATAAGCTGGCTGAAGAAGGGGTGCGGGTGATTTATGGGGTTCCCAATTACAAGGTGCATTCCAAGCTCTGTCTGATTGTTCGCAGAACAGGCAAGCGGCTGGTGCGCTTTGGGCATGTGGGCACAGGCAATTTTAACGAGGATACAGCCCGTCTCTATTCAGACATTGGCTTTTTTACTTCTGATACCCGTATCACCGATGAAATTCAAAAGCTTTTCAATTTCTTTGAAGACAATGTCTATATCGGCACCTATAAGCATCTGCTGGTTTCTCCTGTATTTGTGCGCCGACATTTCGAAACCCTGATAGAGCGTGAAATTCATGCTGCCCGTCAGGGCCGCCCGGCTTATATTGTGGCCAAGACCAATTCCCTGGTCGATCAGGCGATTATCGACAATCTCTACCGCGCTTCCCAGGCAGGGGTGCGTATCTGGCTGATTGTGCGCGGGATGTGTTCCCTGCGGCCTGGGGTGCCGGGTTTGAGTGAAAATATTACGGCGATCAGTGTGATTGATAAATTTTTGGAACATGCCCGGATTTTTGTTTTCTGCAATGGCGGTGCAGAAAAATACTATATTTCATCAGCCGATTGGATGACACGCAATCTTGACCACCGTGTGGAAGCTGCCTGCCCGATTTATGACCCGGAAATTCGCCACCAGTTGCGGGTTTTTCTCAGTCTGCAGCTACGCGACAATACCAAAGCCCGGATTGTAGATGCCCGCCAGACCAATCGATTTCAACCCCGTACAGAAGAAGAGACCCCGCTGCGTTGTCAGGATGCGTTTTTTGAATGGTTGCGCAATGGTACGCTGCCTGAGGGGCCCCGCCCTGAACTTCCCCTGTTTTGGACCGATGTCTGAACCCGTTTGCGAACGAGGTAAAAGGAGAGAGCGATGCTCAAATTTGTAGCGATAGATGTGGGTTCCAATGCCATGCGTCTGGTACTGACCCATGTTTTTGAAGGTGAAACGGGCCCCTCGTTTAAACGTGAGACCCTCTTGCGCGTGCCGGTGCGCCTGGGCGAAGACGTGTTTACCTTGGGACATATTTCCGAATACAAAGCCCATCAACTTTTGAAAGCCATGCAAGCCTTCAGGCACCTGATCGATGTCTTTGAACCCCATGCCTATATGGCCTGTGCCACTTCTGCCATGCGAGATGCTCCCAATGGCCCTGATCTGATTGCCGAAATCCAGGAGCTTGCAGATATTTCCCTGCAGATTATTCAGGGGGGCTTTGAAGCCGAACTGATTTTTGCCAGCCATGTGGCAGAAACCCTCGATCCTCAAAAAAATTATCTCTATATCGATGTGGGCGGAGGCAGCACTGAACTGACGATTTTCTCTGAAGGTCAGCAGGCAGCAGCTGAATCCTTCAATATTGGTACGGTACGCCTGCTCTGTGACCAGGTTCAGCCGAGTGAATGGCAGAGAATGAGCACCTGGATTACCAAGCATTGCCAAACCCCAGGCGATTGGCAGGGAATTGGCAGTGGCGGGAATATCAACAAGCTGTACAAACTTTCAAACCGCAAAGACAAAGCCTATTTAAAGACCAACCACTTGAATTATTGGCTGGGTCTGCTTGAGCCTTTGAGTATCGACCAGCGGATTGAAAAATATGTACTCAAACCAGACAGAGCCGATGTGATTGTGCCGGCTACTCAAATTTATTTGCGGGTGATGCAGGAGGCAAGGCTTGAGCGAATTTATGTTCCCCAGGTGGGTCTGGCCGATGGCATGATTCATTTTCTCTATGAAACCTGGCGGCGTGAGCACGCTGATACCCGGAGTTAAGTATATGCCCGATGAAGATCTTTCTGAAACTGAAGGGATAGAAGCCTGGCAGGAAGACCATTTTGGAGAATTGACCGATCATTTGGGCAGTGAGGTCAGCAGCAGCACAACCACCCACAGCCG is part of the bacterium (Candidatus Blackallbacteria) CG13_big_fil_rev_8_21_14_2_50_49_14 genome and encodes:
- the ppk1 gene encoding polyphosphate kinase 1, with product MYKNREISWLSFNERVLQEAANSEVPILERLKFLGIFSSNQDEFFRVRVAMLQRMCRLELEEVPLTGDDPKKVLAQVQRIALKHQQKFETIYQQILKDLEKKRIFIVNETQLTPEQAEYVVSYFKETVRPNLVPIMIDQVDAFQDCKDRSIYLAVKMFRQDGKRRPRYSLLEVPSGVVPRFLVLPMHIHGEAPDTLQHTIILLDDVIRYNLNNIFSILSFDTFEAYTIKITRDAELTINDALDAAVATSYMEKLSKSLKKRSKAPPVRFIYDKEMPQDMLNMLMRKLKLKQDDNLQPGGRYHNFSDFMKFPRIGPSSFRYPQLNALKKHPDFAENLSFFKVISKKDVVLHYPYQPFTYFIDLLREAAIDPAVESISITLYRAAKHSKIIHALINAAKNGKKVTAVIELQARFDEEANIHWSNKLAEEGVRVIYGVPNYKVHSKLCLIVRRTGKRLVRFGHVGTGNFNEDTARLYSDIGFFTSDTRITDEIQKLFNFFEDNVYIGTYKHLLVSPVFVRRHFETLIEREIHAARQGRPAYIVAKTNSLVDQAIIDNLYRASQAGVRIWLIVRGMCSLRPGVPGLSENITAISVIDKFLEHARIFVFCNGGAEKYYISSADWMTRNLDHRVEAACPIYDPEIRHQLRVFLSLQLRDNTKARIVDARQTNRFQPRTEEETPLRCQDAFFEWLRNGTLPEGPRPELPLFWTDV
- a CDS encoding exopolyphosphatase; amino-acid sequence: MLKFVAIDVGSNAMRLVLTHVFEGETGPSFKRETLLRVPVRLGEDVFTLGHISEYKAHQLLKAMQAFRHLIDVFEPHAYMACATSAMRDAPNGPDLIAEIQELADISLQIIQGGFEAELIFASHVAETLDPQKNYLYIDVGGGSTELTIFSEGQQAAAESFNIGTVRLLCDQVQPSEWQRMSTWITKHCQTPGDWQGIGSGGNINKLYKLSNRKDKAYLKTNHLNYWLGLLEPLSIDQRIEKYVLKPDRADVIVPATQIYLRVMQEARLERIYVPQVGLADGMIHFLYETWRREHADTRS
- a CDS encoding recombinase RecQ → MQISEALQTYFGFQAFRPGQEKVVETLVAGQSALAIFPTGAGKSLCYQLPALLLPHLTLVVSPLLALMKDQIDFLQNRGIAAARLDSSLSREDYDQILMQARQGELKILMISVERFKNERFRAQLQRLKISLLVVDEAHCISEWGHNFRPEYLKLPDYRQEFKIPQTLLLTATATPQVRADICRKFEIPAEQITLTGFYRANLNLSLTAAPESEKMQLLLNRIQEAPQAPTIVYVTLQKTAETVAQNLAEAGFQAQAYHAGLPHDEREAIQNAFLAGSCPCVVATIAFGMGIDKADIRRVIHYDLPKSLENYSQEVGRAGRDGAPARCEVLANRESVPVLENFIYGDTPEPKAIETLLWQLQTHPEPLWELKLRNLSQELDIRELPLKTLLVYLDLHGILRPKYTRFEDYSLKFIRPQSEIVSRFQGERQAFVNSLFAHSETKRVWTRVQVEPFLSQYPGADRQRVVTALEYFAEKGWIELEAKQAVETYQILSRDFDPPALTETISDLFRAKEAQEIGRIAQMLAFFRSADCLSRQLAAYFGEDLKQACGHCSVCLTGPIELPEPAGQALPDTQILAEMTAEAAEKLGVQDSVSQRSKFLCGIATPLSSRLKLKQLPHFGALESLPYAQVREQIARLLES
- a CDS encoding plasmid stabilization protein, giving the protein MMYRLVFTSQYEKRELRYLKRHPEIKSQYLKTLQLLELNPYHPSLRLHALKGKLQGLYSVSVNLSVRLTLEFLIQENEIIPINIGDHDTVVLT
- a CDS encoding RNAase — translated: MGWESISQFLVKEHVGLFKAANNFDIFELSTGDKVLECREDNLGLLTKIFRFTDYKRMTPFDIEIREPGGKKVVTIKRGISIFLSKVQVFNEKDQVIGGFQQKFFSIGGKFDVLDKSGNPLCTLQGKWTGWDFKFMNENTEFAHVTKKWAGLGKELFTSADNYVLEISDKAQNNADLKRLILAAVMCIDMVLKE
- a CDS encoding ATP-dependent helicase encodes the protein MRILHAHFQAENFSIWIEQPQKKERSAKSEQHPGSLGPTDLKRQLKNLGLPSNPQAKEITLWLPSGKKAPLPSQALLGEQDKQPTELKPWRMACLEYSAQAFIPWLHSLPKHNLLEPGILIGPSLRFVQEVWRWAAQRVAEQAFLPVLENSQARWRVYFNPSERQALYLWAKAMPASLSAQTTLGPAPETVTEALLNLFVDDIVRRSAPKHRVREESVFDRWIQALQNPDPQIRHQKAELIPLKTSLEEWLLSLKTLSASQWRLGFRLLEPQVKQNWQLESYLQALQDPSLYLPLSEAWKIKAPKAKTLGTRPEELKQILLLALGQACGIYPPLQEMLAKASPQTLNLKTEQAWNFLSEAAPQLEQAGFGLLLPAWWAQPQTKALSLRASLKSPSLRGRSNLDLASLMQVEWGVALGQDTLTLKELESLAKLKQPLVQFRGEWKTFDREQLFKALNFLKQTPKEMPLQALVPLALGAAEIPLPVSEIQAQGKVKVLFEQLQGQQSFALTEIPPQFQGELRPYQTRGVSWLEFLHQWGLGACLADDMGLGKTPQTLARILKARQKTPKAPPVLLVCPTTLVGNWKREAARFTPHLKVFIHHGAERNKLSAFKKAIAHQDLVITTYGLLHRDEKFLLPLNWQGIVLDEAQGIKNAETRQSKAARSLKAQWRIALTGTPIENHVGDLWSLMDFLNPGLLGSQAAFKKYFQKPIQDLQDQESLKQLKARIEPFMLRRVKTDKTIISDLPEKLEMELFCPLTREQATLYQAQIKDLERQLKKSDGIQRKGLILSALMRFKQLCNHPAQFLGETGPLAGRSGKLQRLVEMLTEIREMNESVLIFSQFAEMGGLLQTHLQNCLAEEVLLLTGKTPKAKRDQMVDRFQSGQGPGVFILSLKAGGTGLNLTRANHVFHYDRWWNPAIENQATDRAFRIGQTRQVQVHKLICSGTVEERIAEMLQKKQELAAQTVGQGENWLTELNNQQLKALFDLNLEEALSE
- a CDS encoding prevent-host-death protein translates to MQHISANDLKTKGVSAIESALSQAPEAMVSVRGKDRFVVMDLAHYHYLRECELEAALIESRADLEAGRIHRESAEQHMQRLQLN